The genomic window TTATTTGGTATCATGGCTCTCTGTTTGTTGTTAACAGGTAGCCCACCACCGTTGCCACCGACGTCCATTACTTTGGGGGCGAAATATCTTCTCGCGAGAACAAGTCTACGGGATTCGGCTGCACAGTTGTTTTGACGTCTCCTGACACATACGTAGTGTTTTACCCATTGACTGAATTTTTAACATCCGTTGCTTAAAACCACCACTTCTCATTTATTTGTCCTGTTATTTAACATCCTTTTATTATTTGCGTTCAATGTAAATTTCAAATATGttctattaaaaataaactctttataaacattaataaatacGGTTTAACAatgataaatgaattattatcattagtataACAGTGGTGGTAATAGCACAACATTTAACAGGGTTACTGTTAAATGTACAGCCAAAATGACTGTAAACTTGTAATAGTtcatataatatttataaagtgttgataaaatattaatacggattcaaaaaaatatcaataaagcATGAACataagtcagaaaaaaaagggggcagtGTGAATCAGTTTAAAACCCCATGAGCCAGATTCACAAGACcagtttttttgcacaaaatgaTGCATTGGAGcaatttaatcaaattaaaagcaGTTTATTAAAGGGAACAGTCAAAGAAATTCAACAGTGTGTATCACAACAGCGAGTGTGTTCCAACTTAACTACAGTTacaatgtatgaatgaatgaaacacagGCGTACAGCTcataaaacatacacaaaacCATAATCTACGTCAAAAACCTGAAACCAGCAACAGTGCCAGTCAGATCAGAGACGTCCTGATTTAAGTTTCCCAGCCAAGCCGTCGGTTCCAGAGACGATACAGTATTTGTGTAATCCAACTACACATGGAGGaacctgttttcattttgaaataactCCTACTTCTATTTATACTCTCAAATATTTCAGTGATTAAAAGGTCAAAGGACAGATAAGCAAGGACAGTAAAGAAAGAGATCTCCCTAAGTGTTAGTCGGACGGAGCCTTATGATGATGTCTTTGatgacatttcaaagacatcacaCTCCCACTTAAAGGACACTGTAGTAgttcataaaacaaaacaaacgtaaTGTGTGATTAAAAACCCATAAGAGCGCcacattgtaaaaatgtaatctgTTAAAACTACCGATTTAAATAACTCTCCAAACACAGTGAACTGAGAATATTTAGCTGCATAGCtattcatgtacagtatattgcagAATAACAACCATGTGAGGCATCGTCACACTTGAAAGAGAAGTACACACAGTTGTTCGTGTGAATAGAAATTACTAAGTGAGTCACAAGGCAGTGTCGAGTGGCCAGTAACCATGGTTACGGCACTCATCTCGCCGACAATGATGTCCTCACTGAAAAGTCCTTGGCTCTAATGCCCTTAAAGCTGTTAGTGCAAAGATAAGAGGTGGTGGGTGGAGTTATAATTAAGTACAAGAAAGTTTTGAATGGCGATGGGGAAAAGATACTGATTGTAAAGTGGCACCACGAGGTGCCGGATGCTCGTCAGGGACAGAAAAACGGCGTTAAGATGAGCCGACAGTCGTGTTGTGTTGGCCTGTGTTGAAGAGCTTAACATTCAGAGAGATCACTAGTGCCTGCACACTACAGCATACTGTCTGGAGTTTAAAAGTGAATCACTCAAGTACATTTCCCAATGTGtccactgatttaaaaaagaaagaaagaaatcatcaCACATGAACAAAGCGTAGTATACTGAACTTTGTGCTCATAACAAACTAACAGTAAACACTGCTCAAGCTTTGAAACAAGGCGCAAAATTAGGTAACACTAGCACTAGAGTAGCGATAATAACGGTGCGACAGAGCAACATAACAGCGGTTAATTTAATACATCTATCCAGCAAATGTGttgacaaacaaatattatcCCTGTCTTTGCCCAGAGCATCTGAGGACTTTAGGTTTACTGTTATTCCCGTTGATAAAACCTTGAATATACAAACACCCTCGAGTCAACACAAGATCAGAGTTCTGTGACAATCAAACAATTCACTGACTGTTAAAGGTCATATTCAGATTTCCTTTACAGTACAAACATACTGTAATCAACACGGCTCAACATACGTCACAAAGAAAATCCAAAGCTGTAATAATCAACTTACTCTAGACGTGTAATATGTATATGGCATATGTCATAGAGTATCAAAATAtctataattattttaaacctttaataTGTTGATGAGAATGACAGAGGGGGTGGACATGGATTTGAAGGTTAGCCCATGCAGAGGTGATACAAATATATTTATAGGTCATTTGAGCCCTGAGgtgcagattattattatttattttttttaccagataccaaaacctcaaaaaaatgGACAAATCTCTCCAAGAAAATAAAGGattaaaactctttttttttttgtttgccataGTCACAAGTGCTGAAGACTATTTTATCAGCTAAGCAATAATGTTGATGGTTTCTAAAGAGGTCTGGACATTTCTTATGCATTGTGTAGATGGAATGTATCAGGTGAATAAGTGCCGCCACATCAAATAGAAAGAGGACTTAGGggatttaaacaaacaaacaaaaaaaaaaacactcacagaccATTAAAATCCAGTTATGGCTCATTTGTAAGTAAACAGTGGCCTACTTCAAACACCCAGCAGAAACACTGACGATTAATTGTGAAAACGTCTGTCTCCACCTGCTGCAGCCCAATATCCACAGGCTTGTAACTGGACGGTTGCCGGTTCGATatggctggggtacccctgagcaaggtaccaaaACCCCCATTACTGcccgctgctcctaattctTATAATTGATTTAGTTCTGACTTGGGCTACATTCATACgacaacattttcatttgaaaacagacattttcagataaaaatcTGCTTTCAGTCGAGCATTTCAGCTCCAAGTAACGTGCCTCCATACTACCACGGCTTTGAAAACACGTATCATGTCATATTCAGATACACTGGGCATGTTTGTCCTGGAGGAAACAGGAGGCAGAGCAGGGACGTCTGAAAACAAAGTATTTCTGCATTCACAGCTAATACTGGGACACCTGGGTAATGTGGACGGCGAGTGTATCTGGGGCagagtttcacatttttaaaacgaaaacaaaaggagtgtggatgtagccttgGTCCACTCAGTTGCTcaatatttgtcttttcttttacgAGCAAGCAGTTAACACTGACTTGTTAGTGGGTTTTATACAGGAGCCAAAACAAGCAAGCTAAATGTGGCTAACAGCTTCAGTAGATTTTTCCATTATAAGTCACCCTTAAGCCTTTCATGAAGGAATCTGATACAAAAATCTCACTAAATGTAACTGATTCACGACTAACTATTGAAGTTTCTCAACAACTCTAATGTTCCTCCGTCACAGTCATTTGGCACAATATGTCGATACAGCGTTCAGTATGATCTGAAGTCTCAATCAGGATGGCAAGTATGGAAACGGatgcatcagaaaaacaaactgcatgCGAGTGCTGCAGTTATGCTGACTTTTAACTGCCAGGTGGGCGCCTCCCTCTGCGAATGAAGTTGTGTTTGCCGTGACCAGTGAAATACTACGAAATATACAGTGAGCTGTGCATGTGAAGagtataaaatacaataaacatacatcttttgtttgtctttgacagGCAATGTCAGGTACTGTCCACATTCAGGTGTACTGGCGATTCCCTTGCAGACTAATTAATACCTGTGAGAACCAAAAACAGGTTAATGTTAACAACAAATTTCTttaaaactatatttaaaaccctttaacacctaaccctcaaaaagacttttttgctttattgtagaaaatgtcctgtgagtaagtgcctTTGTcaatttttcccagaataacttttaatatctggcagttatttataatttactgcatgttaaaatagtgtaaattaaattaaaaatgaagaaaaataaaaagttttatttaaaaaataaccagcttttgtgtgttaaatttgaaatttgaacagtataaaatatatttaaagtaacatctGTTATGGTTTTTGTCCCAATGTTcagaaacaggccaaaaaatgtaaaaatgtaaaaaatttaCCGGCTTCCTGCGACAGGGCAAGTGAatttaccgtaataaccacatgttggctttgacgtgcaacttagcagctttcagaaacagttttTAAATTTTTCCGATACCACAAACCGTTTTGCGTAATTACAGTATTGTGTATTAGTACAGTATTGCAATACTCTCTGTTAAAGAGTTAATAAAAATTTTACTTTGTTGCTGTATGACATAGTTCCCATTTTTTGATTGCTGCACTCgtaaaataagaaaaacgtTATCACATCAACTTGGAATCTACAACATTCTCTTAACTGAgaacgaatgaatgaaatgtaccTGTAGTAGTTGGGTTTAAAAGGTCCGTTCTTGTTGAGGCCGAGGTATTTTGCCTGCTCATCAGACAGCTCTGTCAGGTGGGCGTCAAACGTAGTCAGATGGAGACTGGCAACATATTCATCTGGAATGAGATTGACATACACAGGACAACACAACACGGGCTCTTGTCAGTGACAGCCCCACCAACACCAGAGAACACGAGTAAACATGGGGACCTAGTCTCAGTTTCCCAGGAgttaaactaaaactaacatGGAACAGAGTAGAGGTAGAGGCAAGAAATGTATAAACGTTCAGTGCTGCAGCCACATTAATGTTAGTGGGTTTGAATATTTAAACACCCATTTATCAATAGCTTTGTGTACttactggacacacacacacacacacacataggtgcAGAATCAAACAGCGGTCAGAAATTCCTTTCACACATTCTTTACATACTACAGGTCATGGTGagttatgtactgtatgtcctcACCCATCTTCTTGGGAAGCAAGTAAACATCCTTTTTGTATCGTCCCTCTGGAGCATTGTACAGCTCTATAAGGGCCAGggcctgaaaaacaaacaagtattaACTCAACAGTGAGTTGAAAATGATGCAATATAATGAAGAGCAATACATGTGATGTCTACAGTACAACGACATGACGTTGTGtcctctgcacacaggaaacaaaacaccAGCTCAGCTACTTTCTGTTCCCCCTTCTGTGTTCGTCACTGATGACATTTTCAGGTCGGAGCACTAGCTATTCAGCCAggaagaaataagaaaaaaaagcccaggTGTTTTTGCTCACATTAATGATggatggctctgttcagttgtTCATGTAAAGCAGGGAGGTGGTGATCGTAAAGCAGCCTGCACTCTGAAACTGGGGCAGCTTCATGGAACTCAGCTCATTATAATCTACACCTGTGATTTCCCTTCTATGACCTGTGCAAAGTTTATTCAGCAGTAACCACTGCAGTCACTCGCTGTTTTCATCAACACATTACCTGAGTGGTGGCTGTGATGGACAGGACAAAGGTAGGGACAGTGGAGCAGCTGAGGTTCAGGAGACGCccctgtaaaaaaacaaaaataaataaataaattaattaattaattaaatgaatccAATCCAACTctttttgtaaagcactttaaaacaaccacggTGGACCAAGGTGCTGaacagaagaatgaaaaaaacacacatgtagaggataaagctgtggaaaatgaatgaacattcACATATTCATCATTGTTGACTGGTTTACTTTGTTTGTTcgtttatctatctatctagctatctatctagCGTGCTAATTAGCTTGCGAGCTACCAAgctagtatctatctatctatttatctatctagcGTGCTAGTTAGCTTGCGAGCTACCAAGCtagtatatctatctatctatctatccagcGTGCTAGTAAGCTTGTGAGCTACCAAgctagtatctatctatctagcatgCTAGTTAGCTTGCGAGCTACCAAgctagtatatatatatctatctatccagCATGCTAGTTAGCTTGCGAGCTACCAAtctagtatctatctatctagctttcttttcttttattgtttatttgacgAGGAAAAAGCATATTAATGAACACATTGTGATGCACATGACAtcatgtaaatatgccagattatGCTCAAAGATAATTTCCATCAGTAGTCCTCACATTAAAGGACAGACAtaccataaaaaacaaacagatgacaatagagattaaaaaatgacataatgataACAAAACCCTCTacctatctgtctgtctgtctgtctatctgtctgtctgttttcataAAACAGATGAAGGAAACTTGAGATTGAATGTATTATACATCTGTGTCACATATGATTCCAGAGTGCACACATAGACTCCCTCACCTCAGCTAGAAGTATAACTCTCTTCCCATCCGGCCAGATGACATGGTCCACCTGAGAGCGCACTCTCTCCCAGGTCAGCTCAGGGGTTCGAAGACTTGCCTTGAAAGAGACAAAAGTATGACCAGTGTCCCCCACGTCCTCTTTAATCACAGTTAAACACATGACGTACCTGTTTAAAAGCTCAGACTTTCTGAAAGCATTTGTTTGACTTGGGCTTCTCACATTATGCCATTATGGGCttagaaacttgataaatgctgtttgaaagtttagttttatttgatAACTTGTTTCATGTATACACATTATTGTGATTTACACTATAGAAGTGCACTGTAGAGCAGGCACTAAACACAGTTAGGAGAAAGAGACCATAAGTGTACATACTAATAAGTGTTGTAATGGTAATTAAGTGAagcatttgtgtattttttgttattttttgttcttttttttaacagttatatatatatatttttttttttcatcatcttaCCACATCAATCTCAGTATTAGAGTGTCCCATGTTGCAAACAATGGCGCCATTTTTCATCCGGTCCAGCTGGTCTCTGGTTACCACATTCTTGTTCCCTGTAATAAAACATAACCACTCACATTCAGCCGGTGTGTTCAACGCTATGTCGTCCGTGCGTCATGAGCTAGAAGTCGAGTTACCAGtgcatgtgatgatgatgtcgaCCTGGCGAATGACCTCGTTCAGCTTCACTACCCGGAATCCATCCATGCTGTTCGCACACAAGTGAATGGAAAAGGGGTCAGTGACGAACGGGACACTAtctattattaattgattattaattgcaaaataaatctgtatGGTGCATCCTCTCAGTTACTGTCTCCCCTCACCAGGCCTGCAGGGCACAGATGGGATCGATCTCTGTCACGTAGACAATGGATCCCAGAGCTTTCAGAGCAGCACAACATCCTTTTCCAACCTGTAAAGACAAAATAGGATCATGTGTAAGATAATGAGTAGCAACGGATAGCAACTCTCACAATATAAATGACCCTACAGTCAGCCTCTGGTTATAAAACATGTCCATCTCAGGGACATGGAAATATAGATTCTTCAGCATTGATCTTCAACACTCGCTGgtttgtacatattttatacTTGACaactgtctgtgttgtgttgtgagtcCTGAGAGATTGTTTCACAGCTTTATGATTAACAGTCGTCTGgtatgttaacatttaaaagcagtGTCTCAGTCTTACCTCGCCATAACCACACACGACCACCTGTTTGCCTCCAAACATGACATCTGTGGTTCTCTTCAAGCTACACAAGCACAGAACATGACATTTGTATATGATGTAAAAGTGGAAAAGAGTGTAATTTCATATGTTACCAAATTACATGTGATTTAGCACTGGTTGGACTGAACCTCATGCAATAAAAAAGCATTTATGAAGCTATTCTAAATCACTATGTCAAGTGTAGtagtaaaacaatatttcagaaTTACAATCATTTGACAAATTGATAACATTTCACTCTTTGAAACACAAATAATCCGGTTCAAACAACTGACTAATGTGTTCACACAAGGCTGATTAAGactctcagctccacacaactctctctgtgttcctcagTGTCAGGGTGGTTTCTATCTCATGTCACCTGGCGACATTCGCCAAACTGCACAGAGGAAGTCAAGACAGACAAAAGGAAACAGCAACAGCGCTCTAGTAAAGTGAGGtataactgaatcattagaatcagttcattaaaaggaTTAGATCAGTACGTCCTCCacgaccggagcacagactccgtctgacacagtcacaggactgaaatacagcggcaggctttcagcagtgctgtctctaaatacaccagactcctctgttattTATCTATtgagatttgagacatttccttgTTAATTGTTGgcgattaacccacgtttttagaattgttaagtcttttttaactgatctacaggcattgttcggcttgattcttgcgTCTTGCACATGACTCTTGCTGAGACCTGCGACGTCAggcatagtatcggctcagctcatatggaacctcgccagagcaggtactacaaAGTACTAGTACTAGGAACTATCGCtgatggaaacgcaaaataaccgcACCGCGCCGAAGCGAGGTAAAGCGAGGCCGcactagtggaaaaggggcttaagtAATAGCTGAATAGTAAATATAACAAGCTTGTTTTCAAACTGCTTCCGTGAGCGTTTTCATCAAAGTTCATGATGGAAATAACAAAGAAGTATCGCACTGGCAGCAGCTTTAAAAGGTTAATAAAGCCTTCAGGTGATATGAGCGTTAGATCTCTATGGACAGGGTGCATTGCAATGattacactgtttgtgtttgagcttGCACAGCCTCTGAAGTTCAACGGTGACCTTCACAGCAAGAGTCTATTCAACTCCCACCGCTATGAAGCAGTCACTAGACAAACCCTTTCCCTGTGTTTACACATGAGTTGTACTTTGTCGTTGTTGAGCCCTCCAACAATCCAACACCTCCGCTGCAAATGAACTCACCCGTCCAGGATGGACTCTCTGCAGCAGTACAGGTTGTCAAACTTCTGCTTTGTCACGGAGTCGTTTACATTCATCGCCGGCACACACAGTTTTCCAGCCTTAGACAGCTGATACAACCTGGAAAGAAAGTGGCAGGAAACATTTGACTTATATGGAGTTAAATATTCACAGTAGACGCAGATGTGTTTTACACATTAAAGTACCTGTGAACCCCAGTGACGCTCTCCTCTACAATGCCCCTGATCTTCTTGAATACATTGGGGTATTTCTTGTACATCCAGTGTGTCAAGTCTCCTCCATCATCAAGAATCTAACGGGGGGAAAAAGTTATTATGTCTATTGAGGGAGAGGAGCTTTAGTCGAGAAACAGTCCTGAGAGAGATTGTAGTTTgtacatataaacatgtatatgAAAAGTGGCTGTAGTCTTCTGATTCGCCAAACAAGGCCAACCTGGAAGCAAGAATATTTAGAACAGCCACATCGCCAGTCCACAGCAGGGCCACGTATGGagaaacaaccatccactctcacacctacggccaagttagagcgtccaatttacttaatccccaaatctgcatgtttttggactgtggagggAAACAGGAGGACCCgaaggaaacccacgcacacacggggagaacatgcaaactccatgcagaaagacaaGAGCGCTAACAActgcaccaaccgtgtggccccgtGAGAACAACTCacttaaaaacagacaataaagcacagctCATATGAATGGAAACAGTTGGTATTGCCCATTATCTTTTGTTTGATGTCCCGTGCAATCGTTTGTTTAATAGCACCACCTGCCTTAGGGCTACAGTTGTAATTTAGCAATTCCGGCATATTTACGTTGATGCTTTTCACTGTCCTAATTCAATAAAGTCCAAAAAATTAATTCAAACCAAAGAGagaactgccaaaaaaaaaaaaccttgaacatACCATGTTTGGCTGCCAACCCTCGGTGTTGACGCAGCGGTCGATACACCACCAGAAGTCATCCTCAGACTCCCCCTTCCAGGCGAACACAGCCACACCTGAGACGAGACACACAGGCGATATCTTCAGAAGTCTCAGTGTCTGTCCAACATCTCGGTTGTTCAGTTTAAACCCGAGGAGATTATATTAGAACCTCAGTGCAGCCATCCATTATTTATTCAATTCTACCATAAACATACTCAGTCTGTGAATCCTACAGATGCACAACATGAGAGTAGAGAGTGTCACCCTTCtctgttatgttttattttgctggaCACATGTAGTATTAATGTGTCTTCAGTATAAAATGTCTCACCATAAAGTAAAGAAATCAGacttaaacacaaacaacccAACATGAGAATAAACAATTCTCTGAGTAACTCTAAATCTGTACTACCCCCCCTTCAGCCTGTCAGACCATTACAGCCCTACCGTGCATCTTTATTACAGAACATACTCAAAGCGGCGCATAGCAACCACAGAACAAAGAGCTGACGTTCAGCTGTTGTTACACTAAATGTTAACTCTGATGTCTTCCCATTATCTCTGCGGGGTTGACTTTTCAAGAGTTTATTAAAACCACCTGCAAACAGCTCTGAGAGAAACAGGCTGCTCTCATGGCAAACTACACCAAATATGTCTTAttcttggatttttttttaaattacatacagtaaaacaaGGGGTATTTTTCAGACTTCACACAATTCTCTTTACTCGTCGCTTCACATAGTTTATTAACGCCTACATGTTCTCCTTCACTAACCTGTCTCTGACAGGGCAGCCGCCACTTCATTCTGCGTGGAGTATATGTTACAGGCGGTCCAGCGGCACTGAGCCCCAAGAGCCGCCAGGGTCTCGATCAGGACCTAAAAAAACGCAGGTAAACAACAGCCGGAAGTGGAAAATGGCTTATTTGCATTTGGAGTTTTTGCCAAGATATTAAGGCTGAGATAAGTGTGAGAATCAGAGAAGGATCTTACTGCAGTCTGGGCAGTGATGTGAGTGCAGCCCACAATTTTGGCACCTGCTAATGGTTTTTCACTCTGCGCTCTCTTCCTGAGAGAGATCAGCGCGGTCATATCTGAAAACAAGAGAACATAGAAAAGGAATGAGTGGAGGAAACAGATCTTCTTTCCCTCAGGGCCAGATTACTTTTTACAAATATGGATATTGAAACGCCGTGTTTTACCTTGTTCTGCGATCTCAATCTCACGTCTGCCAAATTCAGCCTGTTTGATGTTCTTGACACAGAAGTCGCTGCTGCCCTTGGAGTTGACCTGGGTTTTGTCCCGAGGCGAGGTCTCGTCGTCGGAGCTATCTGTATATGATGCCGCTATAAGGGGAAATTGTGGCCGGCAAATTCTGAACAAGCATTCATATTGTTCTCCGTTTAAGGAACTAGGCGTAAAACTAACCAAAGTACAGAGTAATAATATGTTACATAAGATCAAATAGTTTATATGATAACTATATCATATTGAAGTGATTGGTTACTTCTCTTTATTACCGGAGCTGTAGCTGTCTGTGGACGACTGAGAGATGGAGCGGGACAGGGAGCGGCGGCCGGCCTTGGTGGGGAACCGGCTGAACTCCTGCTTGTCCTCCACAAACGTGATTtgctgagacaaaaaaacaaatttaaaatgtcttgttaaataacaacaacGTCATAAATTAATTTGAGCTGCTAAGAGAGTCCAGTTAACCTAATCCCCCAATTTTTTTCCAGGGAAAAttggataataaaaaaaaacccaagtaTTTGTAtatggaagaaagaaaacttCAATAACTTTAATTTTGTTATCTGTACTATTGCTCAgtcttattttttgtttgacGTTATTGTTGTCCCTGAAGTTTTCACTGCTAATGACAATAATATCAGGTGTGTTTCTAttacacacctgattcaaataaatgcgtcgttatcaggcttctgtgGCACTCGCTgatttaaatcaggtgtgttggagcagggaaacatgtttttatttagttttgagtttttgtttttaaaatgagtttttagagcaggtttgctagtttttatttgtttgttgttgttgtttgttttagttt from Solea senegalensis isolate Sse05_10M linkage group LG4, IFAPA_SoseM_1, whole genome shotgun sequence includes these protein-coding regions:
- the LOC122768279 gene encoding S-adenosylhomocysteine hydrolase-like protein 1 isoform X1, with protein sequence MSEAATAEAKLEVKQASKEVKESENVAEKYSAMTVSKNSEMNMGELSSVFSAVATHKPVKKQITFVEDKQEFSRFPTKAGRRSLSRSISQSSTDSYSSAASYTDSSDDETSPRDKTQVNSKGSSDFCVKNIKQAEFGRREIEIAEQDMTALISLRKRAQSEKPLAGAKIVGCTHITAQTAVLIETLAALGAQCRWTACNIYSTQNEVAAALSETGVAVFAWKGESEDDFWWCIDRCVNTEGWQPNMILDDGGDLTHWMYKKYPNVFKKIRGIVEESVTGVHRLYQLSKAGKLCVPAMNVNDSVTKQKFDNLYCCRESILDGLKRTTDVMFGGKQVVVCGYGEVGKGCCAALKALGSIVYVTEIDPICALQACMDGFRVVKLNEVIRQVDIIITCTGNKNVVTRDQLDRMKNGAIVCNMGHSNTEIDVASLRTPELTWERVRSQVDHVIWPDGKRVILLAEGRLLNLSCSTVPTFVLSITATTQALALIELYNAPEGRYKKDVYLLPKKMDEYVASLHLTTFDAHLTELSDEQAKYLGLNKNGPFKPNYYRY
- the LOC122768279 gene encoding S-adenosylhomocysteine hydrolase-like protein 1 isoform X2; the encoded protein is MSEAATAEAKLEVKQASKEVKESENVAEKYSAMTVSKNSEMNMGELSSVFSAVATHKPVKKQITFVEDKQEFSRFPTKAGRRSLSRSISQSSTDSYSSDSSDDETSPRDKTQVNSKGSSDFCVKNIKQAEFGRREIEIAEQDMTALISLRKRAQSEKPLAGAKIVGCTHITAQTAVLIETLAALGAQCRWTACNIYSTQNEVAAALSETGVAVFAWKGESEDDFWWCIDRCVNTEGWQPNMILDDGGDLTHWMYKKYPNVFKKIRGIVEESVTGVHRLYQLSKAGKLCVPAMNVNDSVTKQKFDNLYCCRESILDGLKRTTDVMFGGKQVVVCGYGEVGKGCCAALKALGSIVYVTEIDPICALQACMDGFRVVKLNEVIRQVDIIITCTGNKNVVTRDQLDRMKNGAIVCNMGHSNTEIDVASLRTPELTWERVRSQVDHVIWPDGKRVILLAEGRLLNLSCSTVPTFVLSITATTQALALIELYNAPEGRYKKDVYLLPKKMDEYVASLHLTTFDAHLTELSDEQAKYLGLNKNGPFKPNYYRY